TCGATGATTTCCTTCATAACCGGGTCGCCGGCGAACATGCCAAGCGTGGAGCGCCAATCCTTTTCGGGCGGTCGTCGTTCGCCCGGCTGCAGTTTGGACAAACGGGCAACCTCCTGCTCCAGGGCCGCCACGCGCTGGTCAAGTGTTGGTTGATACATGACATCGCTCCGATTGCACGAGAATCAACGATAAATCATTATGGGTCGAAGCCAAAGGTTCTGTCACGATCGGAAGACCGTGTGTTCGAGTTTGGAATACGTCCCGCCTAGCGGGCGGGACCGGTCCGGCTCGGCATGCCGGACCTACTTGAAATTGGCAGACCACCGAGAAGGTCACTCATGCGTCGTTCCATCGTCCTCGTCGCCATGCTCTTCGCATCTGCACTGGGTGCGCTCTCTAACCTACGTGCCCAGGACAAGCCGCCCGATCCGCCGCGGGAGTTTCGCGGGGTGTGGGTCGCGAGCGTGGCGAATATCGATTGGCCCTCGAAGAAGGGACTATCGAGCCCAATGCAGCAGGGGGAGTTGCTGGCCATTCTCGACAAGGCGGCCGAGTTGAAGCTCAACGCCGTCATCTTCCAAGTCCGGCCGATGTGTGATGCACTTTATGAGTCGAAGCTGGAGCCGTGGTCCGAGTATTTGACTGGAACGTTGGGGACGCCGCCGTCCCCGGCCTACGACCCATTGCAGGTTGCCGTTCGCGAGGCGCATGCGCGCGGATTGGAGCTGCACGTCTGGTTTAATCCCTACCGCGCCCATCATCCGTCGGCGACGTCTCCGATTCCCGAGAATCACCTGATCAAGTGCCGGCCTGACCTGGCCAAGCGCTACGGCACGCACTATTGGCTAAATCCAACCAGCCAGGAGGTTCAGGACCACACGCTGCGGGTGATCCTCGATGTGGTCCGCCGTTACGATATCGACGGCGTACACATCGACGATTACTTCTATCCCTACAAGGAAGAAGGAGGGGACGGACGGGTCATTCCCTTTCCCGACGACGACACCTGGGCAGCTTATCAAAAGACGGGCGGCGCCCTGAACCGCGACGACTGGCGGCGTGACGCTATCAACCGGTTCATCGAGCGCATGTATCGCGAGGTGAAACAGGCCAAGCCGTGGGTCAAGGTCGGCATCAGCCCATTCGGCATTTGGCGGCCGGGCAATCCAGCCGGCATCGCGGGCTTTGATCCATACGCCGAGATTTACGCCGATTCCCGGCTGTGGCTCAAGGAGGGTTGGTGCGATTACCTCGCGCCGCAATTGTATTGGCCGATCAAGCAGGAGAAACAGAGCTTTCCCCGTCTCTTGGCTTGGTGGTGCGACGAAAACAGCAAGGGACGCCATCTCTGGCCAGGGTTCTATACCAGCCGCGTCACTGGGACGGACAACGGCTGGCGGGCCAGCGAAATCATTGAGCAAATCAAGCTCACGCGCTTGCAGGCCGGCGCCACCGGCCACATCCATTTCAGCATGCGCGCGCTGATGGACAACACCGGCGGGATCGCCGACGCGCTCGCGGCAGTTTACACGGAGTCGGCCCTGGT
The nucleotide sequence above comes from Pirellulales bacterium. Encoded proteins:
- a CDS encoding family 10 glycosylhydrolase, coding for MRRSIVLVAMLFASALGALSNLRAQDKPPDPPREFRGVWVASVANIDWPSKKGLSSPMQQGELLAILDKAAELKLNAVIFQVRPMCDALYESKLEPWSEYLTGTLGTPPSPAYDPLQVAVREAHARGLELHVWFNPYRAHHPSATSPIPENHLIKCRPDLAKRYGTHYWLNPTSQEVQDHTLRVILDVVRRYDIDGVHIDDYFYPYKEEGGDGRVIPFPDDDTWAAYQKTGGALNRDDWRRDAINRFIERMYREVKQAKPWVKVGISPFGIWRPGNPAGIAGFDPYAEIYADSRLWLKEGWCDYLAPQLYWPIKQEKQSFPRLLAWWCDENSKGRHLWPGFYTSRVTGTDNGWRASEIIEQIKLTRLQAGATGHIHFSMRALMDNTGGIADALAAVYTESALVPATPWAGLKEPVKPNLRWEKQGTVLAIRASDGGIRLYVIRIRQEGKWTIRIRPIQATDETRVRIEGRPDRILVSAVDRAGVESVPAEPSGP